Proteins encoded in a region of the Drosophila sechellia strain sech25 chromosome 2L, ASM438219v1, whole genome shotgun sequence genome:
- the LOC6611553 gene encoding CD109 antigen isoform X5, with the protein MFRIFLCGIILQYALLINATGLYSVVGPGTLRSNSKYNVVVSVHKADGPSQIKVSLNGPSYNETKQIELPPMSTQNVEFEVPKLATGNYNLTAESLSGVVFKNSTKLNYADEKPSVFVQTDKATYKPADLVQFRILFLDENTRPAKIDKPISVIITDGAQNRIKQLRDVKLTKGVFFGELQLSEQPVLGTWKISVSVDGDNRETKSFEVDKYVLPKFEVIVDTPKAAVIEDKVIKATIRAKYTYGKPVKGKATVSMERSYGYFGNLGGNDDKQEKTIDVDGKGHVEFDIIRWTQRGQYLPPVKLFAVVTEELTGNKQNATATVVLHQQRYMIEAYERPDHFKANKSFIYQVVVKNVDGSPVTSSAKNVKIGFTNTFTYFNGMPPVSRINFEAPVNENGIATFNVTLPDSESRYYRIFASFDRSVNHLGYISKFEPTMISRAPLKIQVNTKKPRLGERVSFDVVSIEDLPYFVYTIVARGNVILSDYVDVPDGKKTFTVKFTPTFSMVPKATIYVHYVVSNDLQFEEKTIDFEKEFSNSIDISAPTNAKPSEEVKLRIKTDADSFVGLLGVDQSVLLLKSGNDLSQDDIFNSLNKYQTSTPWMNGYGRYPGQTSGLVTLTNANYPYNTERRIFIRPGIGFPRPLFNRVTVTGSLAQNVPTEPQVRKEFPENWIFNIFENVGAEGFTLTKKIPDTITSWVVTGFSLNPTSGIALTKSPSKIRVFQPFFVSTNLPYSVKRGEVIAIPVVIFNYLDKTLDADVVMDNSDQEYEFTEATNEVLEKAIDEVRRVKRVTISANSGKSVSFMIRPKSVGFTTLKITATSALAGDTIHQKLKVEPEGVTQFENRAVFINLKDQPEMSQSLDAEIPSEVVPQSEFIEFSVVGDLLGPTLQNLDNLVRMPYGCGEQNMVNFVPNILVLKYLEVTSRKLPSVESKARKFLEIGYQRELTYKHDDGSYSAFGKSDASGSTWLTAYVMRSFHQAGTYTDIDPNVITAGLDFLVSKQKESGEFPEVGKLFDNANQNPLALTSFVLLAFFENHELIPKYQDVIEKAVRYVAEEADKTDDQYSLAIAAVALQLAKHPQAEKVLAKLESVARNENDRMWWSKATESTGEDGRVFHWKPRSNDVEITSYVLLALLEKDPAEKALPIIKWLISQRNSNGGFSSTQDTVIGLQALTKFAYKTGSGSGTMDIEFSSVGESNNTIKVNPENSLVLQTHVLPKSTRKVDFTAKGTGSAMVQLSYRYNLAEKEKKPSFKVTPTVKDTPNQLLVVDICAEYVPLEDADKEKDSNMAVMEIALPSGFVGDAESLGKIHAVDRVKRVETKNSDSTVVVYFDSLTPGDVRCLPLEASKAHAVAKQKPASVSLYDYYDTDRKATEYYQVKSSLCDICEGADCGEGCKKD; encoded by the exons CAGGATATTTCTGTGCGgaattattttacaatacGCCCTGCTAATTAATGCCACTGG TCTCTATTCGGTGGTGGGGCCTGGTACCCTCCGGTCCAACTCCAAGTACAATGTCGTCGTTTCTGTCCACAAGGCAGATGGTCCGAGTCAGATAAAAGTCAGCCTAAATGGACCCTCGTACAACGAGACGAAGCAAATCGAACTGCCGCCCATGTCCACCCAGAATGTGGAGTTCGAGGTGCCCAAATTGGCCACTGGCAACTATAATCTTACTGCAGAGAGTCTATCCGGTGTAGTGTTTAAGAATTCTACCAAATTGAACTATGCGGATGAGAAGCCATCGGTCTTTGTTCAAACTGATAAGGCCACCTATAAGCCCGCTGATCTCGTTCAATTCCGTATTCTCTTTCTGGATGAAAACACCCGACCTGCAAAGATTGATAAGCCCATATCTGTCATAATCACAGATGGAGCTCAAAACAGAATTAAACAGCTAAGAGACGTCAAGTTGACGAAGGGTGTTTTCTTTGGTGAACTTCAGTTGTCCGAACAGCCTGTTCTGGGCACCTGGAAGATCTCCGTCAGCGTGGATGGTGATAATAGGGAGACCAAGTCCTTTGAGGTTGACAAATATGTCCTGCCGAAGTTCGAGGTAATCGTGGACACGCCCAAGGCTGCCGTCATTGAAGACAAGGTGATCAAGGCCACGATTCGCGCCAAGTACACATACGGAAAGCCAGTCAAGGGCAAGGCTACAGTGTCCATGGAACGGAGCTATGGATACTTTGGAAACCTGGGAGGGAACGACGACAAACAGGAGAAAACCATTGACGTCGATGGAAAGGGTCATGTGGAGTTCGACATTATTAGATGGACCCAAAGAGGTCAATACTTACCGCCCGTTAAACTATTTGCCGTCGTCACTGAGGAACTGACTGGCAACAAGCAGAATGCCACTGCCACAGTTGTTCTGCATCAACAGCGATACATGATTGAGGCTTATGAAAGGCCAGACCACTTTAAAGCCAATAAGTCGTTCATCTATCAGGTTGTGGTGAAGAATGTTGATGGATCCCCAGTCACGAGCTCTGCGAAAAACGTCAAGATAGGCTTTACCAATACGTTTACCTATTTTAATGGGATGCCTCCTGTGTCACGTATTAACTTTGAGGCACCTGTGAATGAGAATGGCATTGCAACCTTTAATGTTACGCTGCCCGATAGCGAATCCAGATATTATCGTATATTTGCATCATTCGATAGGTCGGTAAACCACCTCGGTTACATCTCGAAGTTTGAGCCAACAATGATAAGTAGGGCGCCGCTAAAGATTCAGGTGAATACAAAAAA GCCTAGACTAGGCGAACGAGTTTCTTTCGATGTCGTCTCGATTGAGGATCTGCCCTATTTTGTATATACCATTGTGGCCAGAGGTAATGTGATACTCAGTGATTACGTGGATGTGCCGGACGGCAAGAAAACATTCACGGTTAAGTTCACACCAACATTTAGCATGGTGCCGAAGGCAACGATCTATGTTCACTATGTTGTAAGCAATGACCTACAGTTCGAAGAGAAAACTATTGACTTTGAGAAGGAGTTTAGTAACTCG ATTGATATATCGGCTCCGACGAATGCCAAACCGAGTGAAGAAGTCAAGCTACGGATTAAAACCGATGCCGATTCCTTTGTGGGTCTTTTGGGGGTGGATCAGAGTGTCCTGCTGCTCAAGTCGGGCAACGATCTAAGCCAAGATGATATCTTTAATAGCCTCAACAAATATCAGACATCAACACCCTGGATGAACGGCTATGGGCGTTATCCTGGTCAAACATCCGGACTAGTGACGCTAACGAACGCAAATTATCCTTACAACACTG AAAGACGAATATTCATTAGACCAGGGATTGGCTTCCCACGCCCACTATTTAACCGCGTAACAGTTACTGGATCTCTAGCACAAAACGTTCCTACTGAACCACAGGTTCGAAAAGAGTTTCCGGAAAACTGGATATTTAACATCTTCGAAAA CGTGGGTGCAGAGGGATTCACCCTGACCAAAAAAATACCGGATACGATCACCTCATGGGTGGTTACTGGTTTCTCCCTTAATCCAACATCCGGAATTGCTTTAACTAAGAGTCCGAGCAAGATTCGAGTATTCCAGCCCTTCTTTGTGTCCACAAACCTGCCGTATTCCGTAAAGCGAG GTGAGGTAATTGCTATTCCCGTGGTCATATTCAACTACCTGGATAAGACCCTTGATGCAGATGTAGTCATGGACAACTCTGATCAGGAATATGAATTCACCGAGGCTACCAATGAGGTGTTGGAGAAGGCCATCGATGAGGTGCGCCGGGTCAAAAGGGTGACGATATCGGCCAATAGTGGCAAGAGTGTTTCATTTATGATCCGACCAAAGTCTGTAGGATTCACGACCCTGAAAATCACAGCCACCTCTGCCTTGGCCGGCGATACTATTCACCAGAAGTTAAAGGTTGAACCGGAGGGCGTAACCCAGTTTGAGAACCGGGCTGTCTTTATCAACCTCAAGGATCAGCCGGAGATGTCTCAGTCCCTGGATGCCGAAATTCCCAGCGAGGTCGTGCCCCAATCCGAATTTATAGAGTTCTCTGTGGTTGGTGATCTTCTGGGACCGACGCTCCAGAATCTCGACAATCTGGTGCGTATGCCGTACGGCTGCGGAGAGCAAAACATGGTAAACTTTGTGCCCAATATCTTGGTGCTGAAATACCTCGAGGTTACTAGTCGAAAGCTTCCGTCCGTGGAGTCAAAGGCTAGAAAGTTCCTGGAGATCGGCTACCAGAGGGAACTGACCTACAAGCACGACGATGGTTCCTATAGTGCGTTTGGAAAGTCGGACGCTTCGGGCAGCACCTGGCTCACCGCCTATGTCATGCGTTCCTTCCATCAAGCTGGAACATACACGGATATTGATCCCAACGTTATTACTGCTGGTCTTGACTTCCTTGTATCGAAGCAGAAGGAGAGTGGCGAGTTCCCGGAGGTCGGCAAACTTTTCGACAACGCGAACCAAAACCCATTGGCTCTAACTTCGTTCGTTCTGCTAGCTTTCTTCGAGAATCAT GAACTGATCCCGAAGTACCAAGATGTCATTGAGAAGGCAGTTCGCTATGTGGCCGAAGAGGCTGACAAGACGGACGACCAGTATTCCTTGGCCATTGCCGCCGTGGCACTCCAACTGGCCAAGCACCCTCAGGCGGAGAAGGTCCTTGCTAAGCTGGAGAGCGTGGCCCGAAACGAAAATGATCGAATGTGGTGGTCTAAGGCCACGGAATCCACTGGTGAGGATGGACGAGTTTTTCACTGGAAACCTCGCAGTAACGACGTCGAGATCACCTCATATGTTCTGCTTGCGCTTCTTGAAAAGGATCCGGCTGAGAAGGCCCTGCCCATCATCAAGTGGCTGATATCGCAGCGCAACAGCAACGGAGGATTCTCCTCCACTCAGGACACTGTGATTGGTCTCCAGGCGCTCACGAAATTCGCTTATAAGACGGGCTCTGGCTCAGGCACCATGGATATTGAGTTCTCATCTGTGGGTGAATCCAATAATACAATCAAGGTTAACCCAGAGAATTCCCTGGTTCTGCAGACCCATGTCCTGCCAAAGAGCACTCGCAAGGTAGACTTTACAGCCAAGGGAACAGGATCTGCAATGGTCCAGCTCTCCTATCGGTACAACCTAGCGGAGAAAGAGAAGAAGCCCAGTTTCAAGGTAACTCCCACGGTCAAGGACACGCCCAACCAGCTACTGGTGGTGGACATCTGTGCCGAGTACGTGCCCTTAGAAGACGCCGACAAGGAGAAGGACTCCAACATGGCAGTGATGGAAATCGCACTGCCCTCAGGGTTCGTTGGTGACGCCGAAAGCTTGGGCAAAATCCATGCGGTGGATCGGGTGAAGCGCGTAGAGACCAAGAACTCCGACTCCACGGTGGTCGTCTACTTTGACAGCTTAACTCCCGGTGATGTTCGTTGCTTGCCGTTGGAGGCCTCCAAGGCTCACGCGGTGGCCAAGCAGAAGCCCGCCTCCGTTTCCCTATACGACTACTATGACACGGATCGCAAGGCCACCGAGTACTACCAGGTGAAGTCCTCCCTGTGCGACATCTGCGAGGGCGCCGACTGCGGAGAGGGCTGCAAGAAGGACTGA
- the LOC6611553 gene encoding CD109 antigen isoform X4, translated as MFRIFLCGIILQYALLINATGLYSVVGPGTLRSNSKYNVVVSVHKADGPSQIKVSLNGPSYNETKQIELPPMSTQNVEFEVPKLATGNYNLTAESLSGVVFKNSTKLNYADEKPSVFVQTDKATYKPADLVQFRILFLDENTRPAKIDKPISVIITDGAQNRIKQLRDVKLTKGVFFGELQLSEQPVLGTWKISVSVDGDNRETKSFEVDKYVLPKFEVIVDTPKAAVIEDKVIKATIRAKYTYGKPVKGKATVSMERSYGYFGNLGGNDDKQEKTIDVDGKGHVEFDIIRWTQRGQYLPPVKLFAVVTEELTGNKQNATATVVLHQQRYMIEAYERPDHFKANKSFIYQVVVKNVDGSPVTSSAKNVKIGFTNTFTYFNGMPPVSRINFEAPVNENGIATFNVTLPDSESRYYRIFASFDRSVNHLGYISKFEPTMISRAPLKIQVNTKKPRLGERVSFDVVSIEDLPYFVYTIVARGNVILSDYVDVPDGKKTFTVKFTPTFSMVPKATIYVHYVVSNDLQFEEKTIDFEKEFSNSIDISAPTNAKPSEEVKLRIKTDADSFVGLLGVDQSVLLLKSGNDLSQDDIFNSLNKYQTSTPWMNGYGRYPGQTSGLVTLTNANYPYNTDSYAIYPYLLNGDIAIAFSLAGEAPGMGSPPQIRKEFPENWIFYNAENVGAEGFTLTKKIPDTITSWVVTGFSLNPTSGIALTKSPSKIRVFQPFFVSTNLPYSVKRGEVIAIPVVIFNYLDKTLDADVVMDNSDQEYEFTEATNEVLEKAIDEVRRVKRVTISANSGKSVSFMIRPKSVGFTTLKITATSALAGDTIHQKLKVEPEGVTQFENRAVFINLKDQPEMSQSLDAEIPSEVVPQSEFIEFSVVGDLLGPTLQNLDNLVRMPYGCGEQNMVNFVPNILVLKYLEVTSRKLPSVESKARKFLEIGYQRELTYKHDDGSYSAFGKSDASGSTWLTAYVMRSFHQAGTYTDIDPNVITAGLDFLVSKQKESGEFPEVGKLFDNANQNPLALTSFVLLAFFENHELIPKYQDVIEKAVRYVAEEADKTDDQYSLAIAAVALQLAKHPQAEKVLAKLESVARNENDRMWWSKATESTGEDGRVFHWKPRSNDVEITSYVLLALLEKDPAEKALPIIKWLISQRNSNGGFSSTQDTVIGLQALTKFAYKTGSGSGTMDIEFSSVGESNNTIKVNPENSLVLQTHVLPKSTRKVDFTAKGTGSAMVQLSYRYNLAEKEKKPSFKVTPTVKDTPNQLLVVDICAEYVPLEDADKEKDSNMAVMEIALPSGFVGDAESLGKIHAVDRVKRVETKNSDSTVVVYFDSLTPGDVRCLPLEASKAHAVAKQKPASVSLYDYYDTDRKATEYYQVKSSLCDICEGADCGEGCKKD; from the exons CAGGATATTTCTGTGCGgaattattttacaatacGCCCTGCTAATTAATGCCACTGG TCTCTATTCGGTGGTGGGGCCTGGTACCCTCCGGTCCAACTCCAAGTACAATGTCGTCGTTTCTGTCCACAAGGCAGATGGTCCGAGTCAGATAAAAGTCAGCCTAAATGGACCCTCGTACAACGAGACGAAGCAAATCGAACTGCCGCCCATGTCCACCCAGAATGTGGAGTTCGAGGTGCCCAAATTGGCCACTGGCAACTATAATCTTACTGCAGAGAGTCTATCCGGTGTAGTGTTTAAGAATTCTACCAAATTGAACTATGCGGATGAGAAGCCATCGGTCTTTGTTCAAACTGATAAGGCCACCTATAAGCCCGCTGATCTCGTTCAATTCCGTATTCTCTTTCTGGATGAAAACACCCGACCTGCAAAGATTGATAAGCCCATATCTGTCATAATCACAGATGGAGCTCAAAACAGAATTAAACAGCTAAGAGACGTCAAGTTGACGAAGGGTGTTTTCTTTGGTGAACTTCAGTTGTCCGAACAGCCTGTTCTGGGCACCTGGAAGATCTCCGTCAGCGTGGATGGTGATAATAGGGAGACCAAGTCCTTTGAGGTTGACAAATATGTCCTGCCGAAGTTCGAGGTAATCGTGGACACGCCCAAGGCTGCCGTCATTGAAGACAAGGTGATCAAGGCCACGATTCGCGCCAAGTACACATACGGAAAGCCAGTCAAGGGCAAGGCTACAGTGTCCATGGAACGGAGCTATGGATACTTTGGAAACCTGGGAGGGAACGACGACAAACAGGAGAAAACCATTGACGTCGATGGAAAGGGTCATGTGGAGTTCGACATTATTAGATGGACCCAAAGAGGTCAATACTTACCGCCCGTTAAACTATTTGCCGTCGTCACTGAGGAACTGACTGGCAACAAGCAGAATGCCACTGCCACAGTTGTTCTGCATCAACAGCGATACATGATTGAGGCTTATGAAAGGCCAGACCACTTTAAAGCCAATAAGTCGTTCATCTATCAGGTTGTGGTGAAGAATGTTGATGGATCCCCAGTCACGAGCTCTGCGAAAAACGTCAAGATAGGCTTTACCAATACGTTTACCTATTTTAATGGGATGCCTCCTGTGTCACGTATTAACTTTGAGGCACCTGTGAATGAGAATGGCATTGCAACCTTTAATGTTACGCTGCCCGATAGCGAATCCAGATATTATCGTATATTTGCATCATTCGATAGGTCGGTAAACCACCTCGGTTACATCTCGAAGTTTGAGCCAACAATGATAAGTAGGGCGCCGCTAAAGATTCAGGTGAATACAAAAAA GCCTAGACTAGGCGAACGAGTTTCTTTCGATGTCGTCTCGATTGAGGATCTGCCCTATTTTGTATATACCATTGTGGCCAGAGGTAATGTGATACTCAGTGATTACGTGGATGTGCCGGACGGCAAGAAAACATTCACGGTTAAGTTCACACCAACATTTAGCATGGTGCCGAAGGCAACGATCTATGTTCACTATGTTGTAAGCAATGACCTACAGTTCGAAGAGAAAACTATTGACTTTGAGAAGGAGTTTAGTAACTCG ATTGATATATCGGCTCCGACGAATGCCAAACCGAGTGAAGAAGTCAAGCTACGGATTAAAACCGATGCCGATTCCTTTGTGGGTCTTTTGGGGGTGGATCAGAGTGTCCTGCTGCTCAAGTCGGGCAACGATCTAAGCCAAGATGATATCTTTAATAGCCTCAACAAATATCAGACATCAACACCCTGGATGAACGGCTATGGGCGTTATCCTGGTCAAACATCCGGACTAGTGACGCTAACGAACGCAAATTATCCTTACAACACTG ATTCTTATGCAATATACCCATATTTACTTAATGGAGATATCGCAATTGCATTTTCTCTTGCGGGAGAGGCACCGGGAATGGGTTCACCTCCACAGATTCGAAAAGAATTTCCGGAAAACTGGATATTTTATAATGCCGAAAA CGTGGGTGCAGAGGGATTCACCCTGACCAAAAAAATACCGGATACGATCACCTCATGGGTGGTTACTGGTTTCTCCCTTAATCCAACATCCGGAATTGCTTTAACTAAGAGTCCGAGCAAGATTCGAGTATTCCAGCCCTTCTTTGTGTCCACAAACCTGCCGTATTCCGTAAAGCGAG GTGAGGTAATTGCTATTCCCGTGGTCATATTCAACTACCTGGATAAGACCCTTGATGCAGATGTAGTCATGGACAACTCTGATCAGGAATATGAATTCACCGAGGCTACCAATGAGGTGTTGGAGAAGGCCATCGATGAGGTGCGCCGGGTCAAAAGGGTGACGATATCGGCCAATAGTGGCAAGAGTGTTTCATTTATGATCCGACCAAAGTCTGTAGGATTCACGACCCTGAAAATCACAGCCACCTCTGCCTTGGCCGGCGATACTATTCACCAGAAGTTAAAGGTTGAACCGGAGGGCGTAACCCAGTTTGAGAACCGGGCTGTCTTTATCAACCTCAAGGATCAGCCGGAGATGTCTCAGTCCCTGGATGCCGAAATTCCCAGCGAGGTCGTGCCCCAATCCGAATTTATAGAGTTCTCTGTGGTTGGTGATCTTCTGGGACCGACGCTCCAGAATCTCGACAATCTGGTGCGTATGCCGTACGGCTGCGGAGAGCAAAACATGGTAAACTTTGTGCCCAATATCTTGGTGCTGAAATACCTCGAGGTTACTAGTCGAAAGCTTCCGTCCGTGGAGTCAAAGGCTAGAAAGTTCCTGGAGATCGGCTACCAGAGGGAACTGACCTACAAGCACGACGATGGTTCCTATAGTGCGTTTGGAAAGTCGGACGCTTCGGGCAGCACCTGGCTCACCGCCTATGTCATGCGTTCCTTCCATCAAGCTGGAACATACACGGATATTGATCCCAACGTTATTACTGCTGGTCTTGACTTCCTTGTATCGAAGCAGAAGGAGAGTGGCGAGTTCCCGGAGGTCGGCAAACTTTTCGACAACGCGAACCAAAACCCATTGGCTCTAACTTCGTTCGTTCTGCTAGCTTTCTTCGAGAATCAT GAACTGATCCCGAAGTACCAAGATGTCATTGAGAAGGCAGTTCGCTATGTGGCCGAAGAGGCTGACAAGACGGACGACCAGTATTCCTTGGCCATTGCCGCCGTGGCACTCCAACTGGCCAAGCACCCTCAGGCGGAGAAGGTCCTTGCTAAGCTGGAGAGCGTGGCCCGAAACGAAAATGATCGAATGTGGTGGTCTAAGGCCACGGAATCCACTGGTGAGGATGGACGAGTTTTTCACTGGAAACCTCGCAGTAACGACGTCGAGATCACCTCATATGTTCTGCTTGCGCTTCTTGAAAAGGATCCGGCTGAGAAGGCCCTGCCCATCATCAAGTGGCTGATATCGCAGCGCAACAGCAACGGAGGATTCTCCTCCACTCAGGACACTGTGATTGGTCTCCAGGCGCTCACGAAATTCGCTTATAAGACGGGCTCTGGCTCAGGCACCATGGATATTGAGTTCTCATCTGTGGGTGAATCCAATAATACAATCAAGGTTAACCCAGAGAATTCCCTGGTTCTGCAGACCCATGTCCTGCCAAAGAGCACTCGCAAGGTAGACTTTACAGCCAAGGGAACAGGATCTGCAATGGTCCAGCTCTCCTATCGGTACAACCTAGCGGAGAAAGAGAAGAAGCCCAGTTTCAAGGTAACTCCCACGGTCAAGGACACGCCCAACCAGCTACTGGTGGTGGACATCTGTGCCGAGTACGTGCCCTTAGAAGACGCCGACAAGGAGAAGGACTCCAACATGGCAGTGATGGAAATCGCACTGCCCTCAGGGTTCGTTGGTGACGCCGAAAGCTTGGGCAAAATCCATGCGGTGGATCGGGTGAAGCGCGTAGAGACCAAGAACTCCGACTCCACGGTGGTCGTCTACTTTGACAGCTTAACTCCCGGTGATGTTCGTTGCTTGCCGTTGGAGGCCTCCAAGGCTCACGCGGTGGCCAAGCAGAAGCCCGCCTCCGTTTCCCTATACGACTACTATGACACGGATCGCAAGGCCACCGAGTACTACCAGGTGAAGTCCTCCCTGTGCGACATCTGCGAGGGCGCCGACTGCGGAGAGGGCTGCAAGAAGGACTGA